One segment of Castanea sativa cultivar Marrone di Chiusa Pesio chromosome 3, ASM4071231v1 DNA contains the following:
- the LOC142629435 gene encoding ribonuclease 3-like, whose protein sequence is MELKWSILIKLLIVQYLSVLCVSQDFDFFYFVQQWPGAYCDTKHTCCYPKTGKPAADFGIHGLWPNYKDGSYPSNCDPDSVFDKSQLSEIMSSLQKDWPSLSCPSSNGYRFWSHEWEKHGTCSESELDQREYFEAALKLKEKVNLLQILKKAEIVPDDGFYSIESVVEAIKEAVGFTPGIECNKDSAGHSQIYQIFLCVDTSGTEIIECPVLPKGRCASNVQFAKF, encoded by the exons ATGGAGCTCAAATGGTCAATATTGATCAAGCTTCTGATAGTGCAATATCTATCAGTTCTTTGTGTTTCCCaggattttgatttcttttactTTGTTCAACAG TGGCCAGGAGCATACTGTGACACAAAGCACACATGTTGCTACCCTAAGACTGGGAAGCCTGCAGCAGATTTTGGCATTCATGGACTCTGGCCTAATTACAAGGATGGATCATACCCGTCAAACTGTGATCCAGACAGTGTCTTTGATAAATCTCAG CTCTCAGAAATCATGAGCAGTCTGCAAAAGGATTGGCCATCACTTAGCTGCCCAAGTAGCAATGGCTATAGGTTCTGGTCACATGAATGGGAAAAGCATGGGACTTGCTCAGAGTCTGAACTTGACCAGCGTGAGTACTTTGAAGCAGCTCTCAAACTGAAGGAGAAAGTAAACCTCTTACAAATCCTTAAGAAAGCAGAAATTGTACCAGATGATGGATTTTACAGCATAGAAAGCGTTGTAGAAGCCATAAAAGAGGCAGTTGGTTTCACCCCTGGGATAGAGTGCAATAAGGATTCAGCTGGTCACAGCCAAATTTACCAAATTTTCTTGTGTGTGGACACTTCTGGAACTGAAATCATTGAGTGCCCTGTCCTTCCAAAGGGCAGATGTGCTTCAAATGTCCAGTTTGCTAAGTTCTAG